The genomic interval TTCAACGAGTATCAGCGAACCGGAACGCTGACACGTCACCTGCCTGCTGAGATCAAAACCGTTCGCAGCGAGCGCGCGGCGGACACGCCTGCCGTATCAACCAAGAGCGAGACTCCGCAACCCGCAACACCGTCGTCCGGCGCAGCAAAGATCACCTCTGTCGAAACGAAACGCATTCCTCAGGTGCCTTCTCTGAGCGAGTCCGACGATCTGGTTGACGCACCGTCGATCGGCCCCAAAACGGCGAAGCGATTCGAGGCGATTGGCATTCACACGGTTGGCGAGTTTCTCAGTGCATCCCCCGACGAAATGGTTGTCAAGCTCGCAACAAGTTGGATCGATCAGCAAAAGCTGATCGACTGGCAACATCAAGCTCGCTTGGTCACCCAGGTGGCATCGTTGTGCGGTTACAAATCACAACTGCTGGTCGCGGTGGGCTGTACCAACGCGTCACAGCTCGCTGAGCAGGATGCATCATCGCTGACGGCACAGATCAAGCAGTTTGCGGGGACATCCGCCGGTAAACGCATCTTGAGAAACACGTCAGCGCCGCCGGAATCGGAAATCCGCAAATGGATCGAAGATGCCAGCAGCACGCCGGTTCGAAAAGTCGCGTGACGCGATTGAACTAGCCTGGATGAGTCAATCAACGTTAGGATTTGGCGGAGAGCATTCGATCGGTGGCAGCCTGCAGCTTCTCTAGATCTCGCGCCATCACGACGCGTCCGTTTCGCTGCGTGGGTTCCTCGTCAACGTTACGTGCTGTGAAGCCTTGCCAAGTGCCTTGAAGCAGGCGACCAGTGCCGCCGCTTACCTTCAAGATGGCGGTGCCGCAGTACCGAGTCTCGCCGGAACTCCAATAGGAAAGCGCGATCATCCCGTCGGAGGACACAACGCCTTCCATCGGATAGTAGAACGCCTCGGCGGCATCATCGATTAGTTCTTCGATGCCGATCTTTGAGCTGACCCCAACGAACCTAATTCGCCCATTGGTTGTCCATGCCTCCAGACGATCCGATTCAAACATCGTTTCTCCGTCGTCTGAAATCTCTGTCCAAGTTGCGTACCAAGTACCACTCAGCCGTTCGGCAGTCGGGCGAACGTGAAAGTGATCGTGAAAAAGTGAGCGTGTGAGCGATTCGGTGCGTTCCTGCTCAACCGTTTCCATGTACTGAGAGACATAAGTTTTCCAAACGGTCTTGGACGCTTCTGGGATCGCCGCCCCGAAGTGCTGGCCAGCCAATTCTTCCAGCAACCTCAGCGTATCGGGCTCCTTGTCTCCTTCATAAATCTGCTTGTCTCGGAACACATCGTGGATGCCACGCTCATCGATAAAGAACGTGACAGGAATGATCATTTTCTGTTGTCCTTCAGCGTAACCACTTTCCCAAACCAGCCAGGGCCGTTCATTCGATCCGGGAGTCAGCAGTGCCAGGATCGTGTCTGCTTCGATCATGTGCTCACGAATGGCTTTTCGCCATTCTCCCGGCCCCACTCCGCCGCCGCCACGATCGTCACTACTGTACCAAGGTGTGACTTGGCCGAGCGTCAGGGTGTTGATGAGCGACTGCCAAGCCTGAGCGAGTGCCTTGTCTTCGTGAGCGTGGCTGATGAATACGCGGAGTCCAGTCATCGTGATCCTAGAGAGTCGAGTTCCGGTTCAAGAAGGCTGCATTGTAACCGCCGCTTCGACGTTTTTCTTGATGCCTCGCAGCATGACCGGGAAAACAAATCCGTGCAGCGGCAATACCGTGTACCAGTACGCAATTCCCAGCAGTCCGCGTGGTCGAAACCTTGCCGTCATCTCCACCTCCGTCGTCTTCTCTTCACCGCGATGAAGTACAAACTCCAATTCAGCTTCCCCCGGTAACCACATTTCGGCGCGCAGCCTCAAACGCTCATTCGGTACGAGCGATGTGACACGCCAAAAATCGACGGCTTCACCGTAATGCAATTGGGTCGGATGATGCCGTCCCCGTCGAAGTCCTGGACCGCCAACGAGTTGATCCATCCATCCGCGAATCTGCCAAAGATAGCCGGCACCCCAATAACCCTTGTCACCTCCGATGCTGCGAATCTCGGCGTAGGTTTCTTCGGCAGTCCCGTGCACCTTCACCACGCGTCGATCGGTCAACGTGGTGCCTCCCGCCCAGTCGGGATCTCCGGGAATCTTACCAGCCGTCGACCATCGCGTTTCGACTTCACCTGAATGCACACGCCCCAAGGCGGCTTCGATGGATTCCTGAATCCCAAAACACTCACCCGGCATTAAACGACGTGCCTCATCGTTGCGACACACCGTGCGATTTCGCAAACCCTCCGCCAGCGGTCGGGCGATGTTGCTGCTGACGGGCGTGACCAGCCCGATCCACAAACTGCTCAATCGGGGCGTCAACACAGGGACGGGAAAGATGACCCGTTTCCGCAGCCCCAATGCTGTGGACATGATCTGCATGATCTCGCGATACGTCATTACATCGTCGCCGCCGATATCGATGGTCCTGCCGGTCGTTTCCCCGACGGACAAGCAATCAACAAGGTATCTCAATACATCACGTATCGCGATCGGCTGGGTTTCGGTCGTGACCCATTTGGGAGTGACCATGACGGGCAATCGTTCGACGAGGTAACGTAGGATTTCAAAGGATGCGGAACCGGAGCCGATGATCATCGCAGCTCGAAAAACCGTGGTCGGCACTTTCCCGCTCTGCAAGATTTCCGCCACCTCGCGTCGACTGTCCAAGTGTTTGGACAGGTCAGGACCGAGTTCCCCCAGTCCACCCAGGTAGATGATTCGACGACACGATGATTTCGCCGCCTGGGAGGAGAACAGCTCTGCCAACTCACGATCGCGCTTCGCGTAGGCTCCCTTGGCGGATTGCATCGAGTGAACGAGATAGTAAGCCGCATCGACATCCGCCAGAGCCTCACTCAACGCGTCTTCGCTCTCCAGCTCTCCAGGAATGATCGTCAGCTGCGGATGTTGACACCAAGAAAACCGGGTGAGCTTCTCAGGGCTCCGTACCAGACATTTGACTCGATAGCCTTCCTGCAACAACTGACGAACAAGTCGCCCACCGACATAACCGGTCGCCCCGCACACGAGGAGGCACTGTGAATGAACAGAAGAGGTTGAGTTGGTCATTGATGGTCGCGCTTCAAATGCGCACCTGCCTGGGGAGTCGTTCGTTGGGAGATCATAACCGTTTGCCAAGTCATGTTTGCGTGAACGATCAAGATCGACCGTCCCGCAAATGGCCGATTTCTGACCATCGAGGCGAATAGGACACCAAATGATCCATGATTGACAACGGAAACATTGCAAATCTCGCACCAGGAACATTCCATCCTTTATTGGCACACCGTCTGCATTCCATTGATTTCGCGCGTCCACCATCTGCCGACGAGATGGGCGCCTACGAGATGGGCGCCTACGAGATGGGCGCCTACGAGATGGGCTCTGCGCACTCAATCAACCAGAGAGGGAGATGTGACAATGAAGATAGAAGAATATCCGGAAACGGAACCCCAAGACTCCAATGAAAACCATGAGA from Stieleria varia carries:
- a CDS encoding SDR family oxidoreductase, giving the protein MTNSTSSVHSQCLLVCGATGYVGGRLVRQLLQEGYRVKCLVRSPEKLTRFSWCQHPQLTIIPGELESEDALSEALADVDAAYYLVHSMQSAKGAYAKRDRELAELFSSQAAKSSCRRIIYLGGLGELGPDLSKHLDSRREVAEILQSGKVPTTVFRAAMIIGSGSASFEILRYLVERLPVMVTPKWVTTETQPIAIRDVLRYLVDCLSVGETTGRTIDIGGDDVMTYREIMQIMSTALGLRKRVIFPVPVLTPRLSSLWIGLVTPVSSNIARPLAEGLRNRTVCRNDEARRLMPGECFGIQESIEAALGRVHSGEVETRWSTAGKIPGDPDWAGGTTLTDRRVVKVHGTAEETYAEIRSIGGDKGYWGAGYLWQIRGWMDQLVGGPGLRRGRHHPTQLHYGEAVDFWRVTSLVPNERLRLRAEMWLPGEAELEFVLHRGEEKTTEVEMTARFRPRGLLGIAYWYTVLPLHGFVFPVMLRGIKKNVEAAVTMQPS
- a CDS encoding toll/interleukin-1 receptor domain-containing protein, which produces MTGLRVFISHAHEDKALAQAWQSLINTLTLGQVTPWYSSDDRGGGGVGPGEWRKAIREHMIEADTILALLTPGSNERPWLVWESGYAEGQQKMIIPVTFFIDERGIHDVFRDKQIYEGDKEPDTLRLLEELAGQHFGAAIPEASKTVWKTYVSQYMETVEQERTESLTRSLFHDHFHVRPTAERLSGTWYATWTEISDDGETMFESDRLEAWTTNGRIRFVGVSSKIGIEELIDDAAEAFYYPMEGVVSSDGMIALSYWSSGETRYCGTAILKVSGGTGRLLQGTWQGFTARNVDEEPTQRNGRVVMARDLEKLQAATDRMLSAKS